Genomic window (Streptomyces sp. LX-29):
CTGGAGGGCCCGTGCCGCGACGAGGAAGCCGAGCGAGGGGGCGACCGCGCAGGCCAGGGAGGCGAGGCCGAAGACGACCAGCCCGCACTGGAAGACGCGACGTCGTCCGAAGCGGTCCGCGAGCGCGCCGGAGGCGATGAGGAGACCGGCCAGGACCACGGTGTAGGCGTCCACGACCCATTCCAGGTCGCGGGTGCCCACGCCCAGGCCACGCCCGATCTCGGGCAGGCCCACATTGACGATGGTGGTGTCCAGGCCGACCAGGAACATGCTCAGCGCGCAGACGGCCAGCACCGTCCACCGTCGGCGGGCACTCAGTGTGGCGGGCTGGGCTGGCGGGGATGTCGTGGTCACGGGTGCGCCTTCGGTCCGGGATCGTCTGCCGGCCCATGCTCGGATCAGCCGGCGGCGCAGACCCAGCACTTTTGCGGAAACCGCAAAATGGACCCATGGACGCCAAGGACACGGAACTCGCGGAGACCCTCGACAGCATCGGGCCACGGCTGCGAGCGCTGCGACACGACCGCGGACTCACCCTCGAGGCGCTCGCGGAGGACACCGGGATCTCCGTCAGCACGCTGTCGCGCCTGGAGTCGGGCAAGCGACGGCCGACGCTCGAACTGCTCATCCCGCTCGCGCGAGCGCACCGTGTCGCCCTGGACCAGCTGGTCGCGGCGCCCGCCACCGGCGACCCGCGCGTGCACCTGAAGCCCCACCGCAGGGAGCGCGGAAGCGTCCTCGTGCCCCTGACGCAGTACCCGGGCCGGGTCCAGGTCTTCAAGCAGGTGCTGGCGTACCGTGAGCCGAAGCTCGTGACCCACGCCGGCTACGAATGGCTCTATGTGCTCGCCGGCGAACTCCGCCTCATCCTCGGCGACCGCGAGTTCGTCCTCCGGCCGGGCGAGGTGGCCGAGTTCGACACCGGCGAGCCGCACTGGTTCGGCCCCGCCGGCCCCCACGCCGTGGAGATCCTGCATCTGTTCGGCCCCCACGGGGACCAGGCCGTCGTCCGCACCGGCCCGTCGGCGACGTCCTGACCCACCACGACGAGTGCACCACGGCGAGTGCACCACGACGAGTCGCCCCGCCGAGGGTTCGACGGGGCGACTCGTGCGGCGTGCGGCCGGCGGCCGCGAGGGCGGACTACCGGCGGCTCGCCACCCGCTCCCGCTCCGCTTCCGTGCCCGCCGGCGCCGCGCCCGCCACCGGGTGGCCCTCCTCGCTGAGGCCGTAGCGGTCGTGCAGGCGGCGCAGCGGGGCCGGGGCCCACCAGCTGCGGTTGCCGAGGAGGCGCATGGCGGCGGGGAGCAGGATGCCGCGGATGAGGGTGGCGTCCAGCAGGATGGCGAGCGGGACGCCGAGGCCGAGCGCCTTCATGTAGCTGATGCCCGAGGTGAGCATCACGACGAAGACCAGCGAGAGGATGATCGCGGCGTAGGTGACGACCTTGCCGACCCGTTCCAGGCCGGTGGCGACGGCGAGTTGGTTGTCCCCGGTGCGGTCGTACTCCTCCTTGACCCGGGAGAGGATGAAGACCGCGTAGTCCATGGAGAGGCCGAAGCCCAGCGCCGAGATGAGGATCGGGGTGGTCCAGGTGATCGCCCCGGTGTTGATGAAGTCGCCGACGAGCCACTGGAGATGGCCGTCCTGGAAGACGAAGACCAGGGAGCCGAAGGTGGCGCTGAGGCTGAGGGCGCTGAGGGCCATGGCCATCAGGGGCAGCAGCAGGCTG
Coding sequences:
- a CDS encoding helix-turn-helix transcriptional regulator encodes the protein MDAKDTELAETLDSIGPRLRALRHDRGLTLEALAEDTGISVSTLSRLESGKRRPTLELLIPLARAHRVALDQLVAAPATGDPRVHLKPHRRERGSVLVPLTQYPGRVQVFKQVLAYREPKLVTHAGYEWLYVLAGELRLILGDREFVLRPGEVAEFDTGEPHWFGPAGPHAVEILHLFGPHGDQAVVRTGPSATS